The Lathyrus oleraceus cultivar Zhongwan6 chromosome 5, CAAS_Psat_ZW6_1.0, whole genome shotgun sequence genome includes the window gaataaagtgacgatcaagaatcggtatcctttgccgaggattgatgatttgatggatcagttggttggtgcgagtgtgttcagcaaaatagatttgagatcggggtatcatcagatacgtgtgaaaactgaggatattcagaagactgcttttagaacaaggtatggacactatgagtattttgtaatgccttttggtgtgactaatgcgcctggagtatttatggagtatatgaataggattttccatccgtacctagacaagtttgttgtggtatttattgacgatattttggtgtattcgaaatccgaagaagagcatgctgaacatttgagagtggttttaggagttctacgagaaaagaagttatttgctaaactctctaagtgtgaattttggttagaagaggttagttttcttggtcatgtgatttcaagaagtggtgttgctgttgatccttctaagatagaagcggtatctaagtgggaagctccgaagtctgttgctgagattcgaagtttccttgggttggctggttattataggaagttcattgagggattttctaagttggcgttaccgttgacgatgttgactagaaaggggcaagcgtttgtttgggactcaaaatgtgaagaaggtttccaagagttaaagagaaggttaactactgctcctattctgatattaccgagttcgtcggaatcatttgaggtttactgtgatgcttcattgttgggtttgggtggtgtgttgatgcagaataagcaggttatagcttatgcttcgagacagctgagggttcatgagaggaactatccgacgcacgatttagaattggcagctgtggtatttgttctgaagttatggaggcattacttgtacgggtcaagatttgaggttttcagtgaccataaaagtttaaagtatttgtttgatcagaaagagctgaatatgagacagaggagatggttagagtttctgaaggattatgactttgggttgaattaccatccgggtaaagcaaacgtagtggctgatgcattgagtcggaaatcattgcatatgtctatgttaatggttaaggaattggatttgattgagcagtttagagacttgagtttggtgtgtgagagtactcacaatagtgttaaattgggaatgttgaagttaacgagtggtattctggatgagattagagagggtcagaaatccgatgtgcttttggttgataagttgactctagtgaatcaaggtcaaggtggtgaattcagagttgatgagaatggtgttttgaaatttgggaatcgggtgtgtattccggatgttgccgaacttaagaagagtattcttgaggaaggacatcgtagtggcctgagtattcatcctggagctacgaagatgtatcatgatttgaaaaagttattttggtggccgggaatgaaaagagaaattgcgagttttgtttattcctgtttgacttgtcagaagtcgaagattgagcatcagaagccgtctgggctaatgcaaccgttggctattccagagtggaagtgggatagtatcagtatggattttgtttctggtttaccgaggacaattaagaattttgaagctatttgggtgattgttgacagattgacaaaatcggctcatttcattccgatcagaatggattatccgttagagagattagccgagttgtatattgagaagattgtaagtttgcatggtattccgtcgagtatcgtttcggacagagatcctagatttacatcgaagttctgggaaggtttgcagagggctttgggaactaagctgagattgagttctgcatatcatccgcagactgatggtcagactgagaggacgattcagtcactagaggatcttttgagggtttgtgttttggaaaagggaggtgcttgggattgttatttgcctttgattgagtttacctacaacaatagttttcattcgagcattggtatgacaccgtttgaagctttgtatggtaggagatgtcggacacctttgtgttggtatgagtccggtgagagtgttgtggttggaccggagattgttcaacaaactacggaaaagattaagatgattcaggagaagatgagaattgctcagagtcgtcagaagagttatcatgacaagaggaggaagtcacttgagtttcaagagggagatcatgtgtttcttcgtgttactccgataactggggttggtcgagctttgaagtcgaagaagttgacacctcgatttattggtccttatcagattttggagaggataggggaggtagcctatcgtatcgctttaccgccgtcacttgcgaatctgcatgaggtttttcatgtgtctcagttgaggaggtacattcatgatccgtcgcatgtagtccaagtagatgatgtacaggtgagagataacctgactgttgaaacatcgcctatgaggatcgaggatcgagagttgaagcagttgcggggtaaagagattgccttggtaaaggtagcttggggaggaccagcaggtggcaatgtgacttgggaactggagagtcagatgaaggagtcttatccagagttattcgcttgaggtatgttttcgaggacgaaaactcttttagtggggaagagttgtaacaccccgataataataaaatgattatttaaattgagttaataatatatttattaatttaattagataattggattattattattattttggaattattgaattgttattattattgggataataatataaagttggaaaatatataagtgtgaaataaggaaaaagagtctcatttggaaaagaaagttttcacgtgaaacagagaagcggctgagaagaggaaaagggcaaagagacagagcaagaggaagaaggttgaagaagagaaaagcttggagctcaaagatttgccggattaatcaggtaaggggggtttatcgtcgtttaatgggtattatagattaacatgtaatgggtagtgataaaccgttgaattgaccctaattgggatgtttaatgctgaaaaattgtgttggataagttgtgtaaaaactgtaattgaatctgtaattggatgggtagtgattgcccgaacgtatagctttttacggaattggaatcggaggtccggaagccctccaacggcggaaaatgcggagaattctgcattctgcttcgtgttagcgcaggaacagctttctgtcttgcgttaaccggttaacccagggtgttaaccggttaacactgttaagaATTGTGATGTATggctgttttgcttgcgttaaccggttaacccagggcgttaaccggttaacactgttgtgatttgtgaaaattgctgttctgtctgcgttaaccggttaacccagggcgttaaccggttaacactgttgagttttgccagaaagcgtgttctgtttgcgttaaccggttaacccagggcgttaaccggttaacactgttgaaaagtggaaaaattactatttaaaatgttgtgtacatgttgatggttggcctatatcggtgtatgatatagtagggatcatttcccgctgttttgagcagtataggtattagtagagtgtgctaatactgtgattaattatttgatatgatgttttgatacatgtgttgatgatgtatgatggtatgcataatgctgtgaatgtatatgttatgtatgcaattgtgaatggactgtttatggcttagagtgtgagcatatgtccattgtggattattgttgatgattttgcattgctaggtgatttagcgtgcatattgtggcctttatggtggtagctaattcccatggtgaggaattagtgagttagtcattatggactgttgttgatgtttgcatgctaggtgaattagcgtgcatagcatagcccttggggtggtagctaattcccatggtgaggaattagtgagtgagtcactaggtctcaaatgagtgggactagtgggcttggtagccgtgcctggatttggacggtgaggttgaactatatgttcacgaatagtcggtaccgcatgcatggagtctcattgcataatatatgtatggcgtataatatgaatggatgtattccaatattatacgtgtgtttgtgttagtattgagtatgatgtttgagttgatgtgccgttactgaatgcgtgatgtgattagggtgaaTGAATGTGTtaaatttacttaacatgacatgatattttataatgcttattatatcgattgaggaactcacccttacaactatttttcaggtaacgagcaatgagttgagtagaagctaatgcttggagtctagtgtagtctccttagtgggtcatgctctgatagatgtaacatcgggagggaacattttaattgtgttgttgatgattgttgaaccagtttacatgtagtatgttgcatgtcttgaatgatcgatttgatctctatccgctgcgtattgtgcaatactttatgttttgagttaaataatgagcatgactaaatattatggaaaatggtgtgaagtgattgtgtgacacccttaattgcatattactctgattgatatatatatatatatatatattgttatttaattaaacatttggggtattttagaagggtgttacacccAACACAAGGCACATTTAAGGCGCGAATCCCCCATGACAATGACACCACGTCGTGACTTTTCACTAAAGTCGGGCAACGATCGACAAAAGAGGACAATTGCAGCAAAGCCCCATACAAAGCAGAGGCATGGTCTAGGGGGTAACTACTTTGGGTCGGCTAGAAGGCCTAATAATTATTGCCCAGAGAGCATAACTATCCACCGTCTCACATGTACAGCAAGTGTGATATCCTAGTCAAGAATGCAGGTGATTTTAATCAAAGATCAATCAAACGAATCTTCGCATTCCTTGCCAATAAATTAACATGATATAACATTTGTACTATATAtacgagagagagagagagagagagagagagagagagagagagagagagagagagatatgtgTGTCATTTCTCATGCACCTTTTGAATTTAAATCTCATGCACTCATTTTACTGTCATACTGATTTGAGTGTTGAAGTGTTAACCTCGCAGATCAACCAATCTTCTACTGTATTGGAAATTCAAGTCTACTCTTGCGATCCAATTACCAATTAGTTATGATTTTCGCGCGAAACACTTTATCAATTTTAATCTATGTTGTTAAGTTAACTTAAACTTTTTAATTACTTATAATATGTTTgaaatattattaaaaaattccatcaattttaaatttaatttataagttcatatttatgttatttttatcTTGAACATGTGACATTTAAGCAATTTGcatttaaaataatattttataaaaaaattttaaaaaattgtgaattttttaaatatatttttatgaGCACTTCTTATTACAGTCTTTAAATATTTATAAAGAAATGTTAAAAAAAATTAGTCGTTGAagaataattaaaaatatttggTTTGAAACTAAAATTGGTTGGTTACAAAATTGAATAGAGAAAAAAAATGACAAAGAACTGAATACGAATTATTATAATTTTATAGGGGTGTTAATAAATAAAAACAAGATTGTATCTGTTGTTTATTTATAGAAAGAGAAAATAAACAAGTGGAGGAAGGTGTGAGCAGTGATGTTTGTTTGTGGAGCAAAATGTGTCTCTCACTCTCCTCCTCTTCCATTTCCATCCAGATGCTTAAACTCAAACCTTTCTTCTTCTTCCAACAACTACCGACCCGCTGTTATTCTCCCGGTTAGTCTATCGCTCTCTTTCTCTCTATGCATTCGTTTTGACGCTGATACTATTATTAATGTTTGGTTTTCTTCAATCAGGGATTAGGGAACAATTCAGGTGACTACCAGAAACTGGAGGCAACGCTGAACGATAAGTACGGCGTGTCCACTGTGGTGGCTAAGGTATCGAGACTTGACTGGTTCCGAAATGCTGCTGGCTTGATTGATCCCAATTACTGGCGTGGCACTCTTCAACCAAGCCCTGTCCTCGATTGGTATTTGAAAAGAGTCGATGATGCTGTCGAAGAGGCGAAGGAGTTAGCACCACCAGGTTCCACTTTATCGTTGATTGGCCACTCAGCAGGAGGGTGGCTTGCACGCCTCTATATGGAACAATTTGGAGTCTCCAATATATCCTTGTTATTAACTCTCGGTACCCCTCACCTGTTAGTAACTAACCAATTACTATTCTATTAATAACACTAACTCTATTCAATTAACTAATTAATGGTTGTTTTGTTTCAGGCCAGCTCCAAAAGGTGTCTCTGGTGTTATAGATCAAACCAGGGGTCTTCTTGATTATGTTGAACAATATTGCTCTAAACCTGTTTACACTCCCGAACTCAAATATGTATGTATAGCAGGAAGGTATATTGAAGGGGCTCCACTTTTTGGCAATTCTAATCCAACTCTTGAGCCTGTAATTCCTACTAATGGTTCTCAGATACTTCCTGAGGTTGCTACTGTTATGGAGGCTGCAAGCACTTCTTCTCCGAACATAACATTTCGTGCTCGCTTTG containing:
- the LOC127085269 gene encoding uncharacterized protein LOC127085269, producing the protein MFVCGAKCVSHSPPLPFPSRCLNSNLSSSSNNYRPAVILPGLGNNSGDYQKLEATLNDKYGVSTVVAKVSRLDWFRNAAGLIDPNYWRGTLQPSPVLDWYLKRVDDAVEEAKELAPPGSTLSLIGHSAGGWLARLYMEQFGVSNISLLLTLGTPHLPAPKGVSGVIDQTRGLLDYVEQYCSKPVYTPELKYVCIAGRYIEGAPLFGNSNPTLEPVIPTNGSQILPEVATVMEAASTSSPNITFRARFVGQGYKQVCGRAEVWGDGVVPQVSAHLEGALNICLDGVYHSPVGSDDATRPWYGSPHVLEQWIQHLFN